From the genome of bacterium:
GAAGAATATCAGAAAAACATTGCAAAGAGCGGCGCCTTTGACCGGCGCTTCACGCGCATTACGGTATTTGAGCCCGGCAAAGACGAAACGATGAAAATCATTGAATCGCTTCGGGGCAAACTCGAGCCGTTTTATCATGTTACTATCAGCGAGAGAATGCTGCGAACCGTCGTGGACCTGTCAGAAAAATACGTTAAGAACAGATTTTTTCCTGACAAGGCCTGCGATATTCTTGAACGCTCAGCTATTAAAGCAAGCCTGGCCCGCCCGCATAACAGCTTGGAAACACTGGCCGTTGGTGAAAAGCATATCGTTCAAGCCGTGTCTCAAGTCACGCGCATTCCGGAAAGTAATATACAAATTGAAGCCATGGGCGGGATGGCATCTTTGGAAGACCGCCTGCGCTCGCGTGTAATCGGACAGGAGGATGCAGTAGTTAAAGTTGCGGAAGTAGTGCGCATGACCAAAAGCGGTCTGGATATTAATCCCGACCGTCCTGACGGCGTGTTTCTGTTTGTAGGGCCGACGGGCGTTGGGAAAACGGAACTTGCCAAAGCCCTGGCGGAAGCGCTGGAGGGAAGCGAAAAACGTTTGGTGCGAATTGACATGTCGGAATATAATGACCAGTACGCTTTGTCTAAATTAATCGGAACGGCGCCGGGTTTTGTAGGGTACGAAGACGAAGGGCGTTTAACCAAAGCCGTTCGTGAAGATCCTTCTGCAGTGATTCTTCTGGACGAAATTGAGAAAGCGCATCCGAAAATATACGAAGCTTTCCTGCAGGTTTTTGACGACGGGCGCATGACAGACGGAAAAGGGCAGACTATTTCTTTTTCCCACTCCACGATCGTCATGACGTCCAATCTCGGCGCGGAACATATTTACGGCAAGGTCAAACTCGGGTTCACCGGTGGAAACGTCGATGAAAACGCAGAGATCAAAGAAGCGATTACGGAATCGCTGCGCAAACATTTCACACCGGAATTTCTTAACCGCGTCGATGAAACCATATTCTTTAAATCTCTTGATGAAAACGTGTTGCAGCTTATCGCGCGCCAGAAAATAGAAATGATAATAAAACGGTTTGAAGAAAAAGAGATACGCATTCACATCGACGATGAAGTCGTCGGATTATGTGTCAGAAATTTGGACATACGGCGCGAAGGCGCGCGTGGATTAAACCGCTCTATGGAAGAGACGATCTCACGACCGTTGTCTAGGGTGATGATCGAAAACCCGACGTGCAGGGCGTATACGATCAAGCGGCACGAAAATGAAGTGCTTATTTTACGCGGAGCGTAAATATTTTAAATCTGTAATAACTTAAATTCTTGGAGGACTTGTGGAAATAATTATACCCGATACAAACATGATGGCAATATTGCCTCAGATCATACTGTGCATCGGCGCGTGTCTCGTTCTGCTGCTCGGCGTTTTTGCGCATGGTATGAGAAAATGGATAGGTTACATATCTTTTTTTACATGTATGCTGGCCCTGATCAGCGTATTCATGTCCTGGGACATGAATATTACGGCATTCAGCGGAATGATCACTATTAATTATTTTACAAACGCATTCTCCGCAATCATTCTAATGAGTTCCGCGCTGATCTGCCTCGTCACCCGTGACGATGTGGATGAACATAAGATCGGCGAATTCTTCTCGATAGCGTTGATGTCCACCATGGGTATGCTGGTCATGGCTTCAAGCCTCAATCTCATGGTGATTTTTCTCGGTCTGGAGATCATGTCCATAGGACTCTACGTCATGATCAGTTTGAATCGCGCACGCATTCGATCGCTCGAGGCCGGAATGAAATACTTCCTGCTCGGGGCATTTTCATCTGGATTTTTTCTATATGGAATTTCTCTGACATACGGCGCCACCGGCAGTTTTGATCTTGCGCGGATAGCGCAATATTTGCAGACCAACAATTTACTCGGCGATCCGCTTATGATGGCCGGTTTAGGTTTGCTCCTGATCGGATTCGGATTTAAAGTTGCGCTGGTTCCTTTTCACATGTGGTCGCCCGATGTATATCAGGGATCTCCCGCGCCGATCACGGCTTTCATCGCCACCGGCCCAAAAGCCGCGGCCTTTGCAGCATTCGCACGGGTTTTCATAGATACGTTCGGCGGGTTGCATTTGGATTGGTCCAATGTGCTTTTCTGGATTTGTATTCTGAGTATGGTTGGCGGAAATCTTATGGCGTTAATCCAAACCGATATTAAACGTATGCTTGCGTTTTCAAGTATTTCGCATGCCGGGTATATTATCATGGCGATCATCGCAGGGCCTGTACTAATGACAAGCGATCCAACCGCGGCGCCGGCATCCATTATCTATTATGTGATGGTTTATGCTCTGACCAATATCACTGCGTTTACGATCATCCATGTTTTCGAAAGCCGTGAGGGTAAGAATCTCAAAGTAGACGACTTTGCCGGCTTTGGATTTCGTTATCCGCTATTAGCCGTCAGCATGTCCATCTCTATGTTGTCCATGGCAGGATTTCCGTTGACCGGCGGCTTCATCGGAAAATTCCAGGTTTTTTCAGCAGCCGTAGATGCGGGGTATGTGGTGCTGACGATCATCGCCGTTATCACGACGGTCATTTCGGTGTATTACTATCTCGGCGTTATGGTTAAGATGTATTTCAGCGATGCGGAGCAGGAACTGGAAGATATTTATGTTTCAAAAAGTACCTGGGCAACCATCCTTATAACGAGTACAGGATTGATTTTACTGGGAGTAATTCCTTCTATTCTCGCTGATGTTGTTAAAGGATTATTCCATCTTATTTTATAATCGGCAATACTGTGAAAGCGATACCCGTTAGTTCTTGCCGAATGGTGAGAACTAATTTTTTATCTACCTACGAAAGTTAAAATGAACGTCGCAGTAATTTTAGGCGGGACATCCAGCGAGCGCAATGTTTCTCTTGCCTCTGGAACGGCAATCGCCAAGGCGTTGAAACAGAGCGGCCATGATGTCATTCTTCTCGATCCTGCTTTTGGAAAAAACCAGAAGCTTCAACCTTTCACGCAAGTTGGCGTGACGCCGCCGGAACAAACAGAACTGGATCGTCTTCCGGCAGAGCAAGGGAAAGCGCTATTTGATCTTGTTGAAATTATTTTATCCAAGAAAATCGATATTGTATTCAATGCCTTGCACGGCGGCATTGGGGAGAACGGGATTATCCAATCAATATTTGAAGCGGCGAAGATCAATTATACCGGATCCGGCGTGATGGCGAGCGCATTGGCGATGAATAAAGTCACATCTAAATATATATTTCAATCATGCGACGTACCGACACCGCCGTTTTTATTTTTTAAAAAAAGTACGGAGTGGACAATAGTTCGCAAGGCCATCGTCTCGGCATTTCAATTTCCGATCGTTATAAAACCTAACGAGGAAGGCTCGACCGTTGGCTTGAGTATTGTGAAAGATGAAGAAGCCTTGGGCGCGGCGTGGGACAAAGCGATACATTACGGGCATGTATTGGTCGAAAAATATATAGCCGGTCGCGAACTGACCGTTGCAGTTCTCGGCGATCAGGCTTTGCCGGTAATTGAAATCATTCCTGAAGGCGGATTTTATGATTACGAACATAAATATACCAAAGGCAAAACCAGCTATGTTTGTCCTGCGGATGTTACAAAGGCCATTTCTGAAAACGCAAAGAGTTTTGCCGTGAAGGCTTTTGAAGGATTGGGATGTAAAGCGTACGCCAGAGTCGATTTTCGATTGAGCGAGAATAACGAACTATACTGTCTTGAAGTCAATACCTTGCCGGGCATGACCGAGACCAGCCTCGTGCCTAAAGCGGCCAGGGCGAATGGGATGGAGTTTGAAGAATTAATACAAAACATTGTCACATTTTCATTAACCAAAAATTAGACATTCAAATGTTACATTAATAATTCAGGGGAGTCAGATTATGTCTTACAAAAACATCCTATTCGAAATCAAAAACAAGATCGCCTATATCACGATCAACCGCCCGGATAAATTAAATGCGCTTAATTCGGAGACGTTCAACGAATTACACGACGCATTCATCAAAGCGAATGAAGATCAAGGCGTAGTCGGAGTCATCCTAACCGGTAGCGGTGAAAAAGCGTTTGTTGCGGGCGCGGATATTACGGAACTGGCTGTGCAGACACCGGTCACGGCAAAAGAGTTTGCTCTACGCAGCGAGGTTGTTCTGTGTTATATCGAACGCATGAGCAAACCGGTGATCGCGGCGGTGAACGGCTTTGCGCTGGGCGGCGGGTGTGAACTTACCATGGCGTGCCACATGCGCGTTGCTTCGGAGAGTGCAAAGTTCGGCCAGCCCGAAGTCAATCTCGGGCTGATCGCAGGAAACGGCGGCACGCAGCGTCTGCCGAGACTAGTTGGTAAAGGGCGCGCGATCGAACTTCTCTGCACGGGCGACATGATCTCCGCTGAAGAAGCGTATCGAATCGGGTTGGCAAATAAAATTACAAAAAAAGAAGAACTGATTTTAACCTGCGAAAAAGTATTGAACACGATCGCCTCCAAAGCGCCCGTGGCGGTGAAGCTGACGCTGGAGGCGGTGCAAAGCGGCATGGAAATGACTTTAGCCGAAGGGTTGAATTTTGAGGCGAACTTATTCGGTCTCGTTTTCTCGACAGATGATATGAAAGAAGGAACGAAAGCGTTTATCGAAAAAAGGAAAGCGGATTTCAAAGGGAAATAGCAATAAACCTAAGCTGAAAGATTTGTTTTGAATGTAAATATTGTCATTATATCCTTCGTTACGGTTCTTGCTGTGATCGTATCTGTCATCACAAAAAGAATTAATATCGAATGGGCGCTAAAGGCGTGGGTCAAATTGGTTTTTGTTTTCATGGCAGGGATTGGAGCCGCAATCATCATTATGGAAAGCCGCGGCATTGATCAATTTCTCGAGATGAGAGAATGGCCGACCGTCGAAGCAAAAATAACTTCGTCGCGGGTCGAAGGACGAAGAGCATTTCATCCGGAAATTATTTATGAATATACGGTCAGCGGTGAAACATATACCGGAACAACCGATATGGGCGTCCCGGGATTTGGAACTAAAGCCAACCGACTAAACGTTGCGTCAACGAATGTTGTTCACAATCCCGTAGGCAAAATAATTACCGTACATTACGATCCGCAAAACCCCTCTTTCTCGCAATTACGAATTGTTCCGACCTATACGGCGTTCATTTTATTATCAGTTGCTTCGATGTTATTCGGCACGGGTTTGTGGGGAGTATTTTCTGCTTTTATAAAGAAAAAGCAGAAAATAGGTTATTGATTTTTAGCAAAAGCTTGTATAGATTTTCATAGTTATTCTGAGAAATCTACATGCAGTAAACATCCTGCCTTTCATTTACAAGCGTCGATTTCAATCTACATAATATCTTATACGGAGATTCAATATGAAAACGTTTACACCCGACAAGATCCGAAATATTTGTCTTGCTTCACACGGCGGCACCGGAAAAACGACGTTAGCCGAATCGATACTTTTTGTAACCGGAACCAAAAAACGATTTGGAACAGTGGATGAAGGAAGCACCGCCAGCGATTATAATGCAGATGAGATTGAAAGAAAATTTTCCATTAATACCTCTTTGATGCATTGCGAATGGAACGGGCACAAGATCAATATTCTGGATACCCCGGGTTATGCCGATTTTAGAGGCGAAGTGAAAGGCGCGATGAGAGTAGCGGACATGGTGATCATTCCTGTCAGAGCAACGGCTTTGCTTGACGTGGGAACGGAGGTGGCCTGGGACTATGCCGCAGAATACAATATTCCGGTGATGTTCGTTGTAAATGAACTGGACAAAGAAAATTCAAATTTCGATAAGACGTTTGATGTGATCGTCGAGCGATTTGGAGGCGAGCGTCATTTTGTTGAAATCGGATTCCCGGTTGGCGAAGGGCGGCCGGACTTTAACAAAATATTTGACACGATCAAAACTCAATTACTCAAATTCGAACTCGACAAATCCGGTAATTACGAAGCGCTTGACGTACCCGCGGAATTCAAAGAGCGTATGAGCAAAATGCATGAAATTCTGATCGAAGATGCCGCCGAGAGCGAAGAAAAATTCATGGAAGACTATTTTGCAACGGGTACCCTTACGGATGAGGAATTCAAAACAGGTCTGCGCGAAGGTATTTTAGCAAGAAAAATCATTCCTGTTTTCTGCACGGACGGCATTAATTCCGTAGGCATTAAGCCACTTCTTGATTTTATTGTCGATTACGGGCCGTCACCCGTTGATATGCCGGTTGCCAAGGGCCTCGGGCCCAATGGCGCATCACAAACCCGCGAATGTAAAACGGATGCTCCGTTCTCAGCATTCGTATTCAAAACGATCAGCGAACCGCATGTCGGTGAAATGTCGTTGTTTCGCGTATATTCCGGAACGGTTAAGACCGGCGATGACGTAATGAATTCCACCCGCAATGTGATGGAACGAATCGGTCAAGTGTTTCTTCTGAACGGAAAGGAACGACTGGATGTAGGACAGGTCAGCGCAGGCGATATTGCAGCCCTGGTGAAAATGAAAGACACTCACACC
Proteins encoded in this window:
- a CDS encoding NADH-quinone oxidoreductase subunit N, whose translation is MEIIIPDTNMMAILPQIILCIGACLVLLLGVFAHGMRKWIGYISFFTCMLALISVFMSWDMNITAFSGMITINYFTNAFSAIILMSSALICLVTRDDVDEHKIGEFFSIALMSTMGMLVMASSLNLMVIFLGLEIMSIGLYVMISLNRARIRSLEAGMKYFLLGAFSSGFFLYGISLTYGATGSFDLARIAQYLQTNNLLGDPLMMAGLGLLLIGFGFKVALVPFHMWSPDVYQGSPAPITAFIATGPKAAAFAAFARVFIDTFGGLHLDWSNVLFWICILSMVGGNLMALIQTDIKRMLAFSSISHAGYIIMAIIAGPVLMTSDPTAAPASIIYYVMVYALTNITAFTIIHVFESREGKNLKVDDFAGFGFRYPLLAVSMSISMLSMAGFPLTGGFIGKFQVFSAAVDAGYVVLTIIAVITTVISVYYYLGVMVKMYFSDAEQELEDIYVSKSTWATILITSTGLILLGVIPSILADVVKGLFHLIL
- a CDS encoding D-alanine--D-alanine ligase — encoded protein: MNVAVILGGTSSERNVSLASGTAIAKALKQSGHDVILLDPAFGKNQKLQPFTQVGVTPPEQTELDRLPAEQGKALFDLVEIILSKKIDIVFNALHGGIGENGIIQSIFEAAKINYTGSGVMASALAMNKVTSKYIFQSCDVPTPPFLFFKKSTEWTIVRKAIVSAFQFPIVIKPNEEGSTVGLSIVKDEEALGAAWDKAIHYGHVLVEKYIAGRELTVAVLGDQALPVIEIIPEGGFYDYEHKYTKGKTSYVCPADVTKAISENAKSFAVKAFEGLGCKAYARVDFRLSENNELYCLEVNTLPGMTETSLVPKAARANGMEFEELIQNIVTFSLTKN
- a CDS encoding DUF3592 domain-containing protein: MNVNIVIISFVTVLAVIVSVITKRINIEWALKAWVKLVFVFMAGIGAAIIIMESRGIDQFLEMREWPTVEAKITSSRVEGRRAFHPEIIYEYTVSGETYTGTTDMGVPGFGTKANRLNVASTNVVHNPVGKIITVHYDPQNPSFSQLRIVPTYTAFILLSVASMLFGTGLWGVFSAFIKKKQKIGY
- the fusA gene encoding elongation factor G, producing the protein MKTFTPDKIRNICLASHGGTGKTTLAESILFVTGTKKRFGTVDEGSTASDYNADEIERKFSINTSLMHCEWNGHKINILDTPGYADFRGEVKGAMRVADMVIIPVRATALLDVGTEVAWDYAAEYNIPVMFVVNELDKENSNFDKTFDVIVERFGGERHFVEIGFPVGEGRPDFNKIFDTIKTQLLKFELDKSGNYEALDVPAEFKERMSKMHEILIEDAAESEEKFMEDYFATGTLTDEEFKTGLREGILARKIIPVFCTDGINSVGIKPLLDFIVDYGPSPVDMPVAKGLGPNGASQTRECKTDAPFSAFVFKTISEPHVGEMSLFRVYSGTVKTGDDVMNSTRNVMERIGQVFLLNGKERLDVGQVSAGDIAALVKMKDTHTNNSLSDKNKLVRYEEINFPDPIITFAIVPRGKADETKISTGLHAIHEEDPAFHYTYDVETLQSIVSGQGEMHLTIITQRLKDRFGVEVDLVDARIPFKETIRGHVKDAEFKHKKQSGGRGQYGHVHLKIDPKPRGTGFEFVNDIVGGVVPGRFIPAVEKGVHDALVNGVIAGYPVIDVQVTLFDGSYHDVDSDELSFKIAGAQAFRKGFREAHPIMLEPIYELEVKIPEEYMGAIMGDLSGRRGQIQGMEADGHFQIVKATVPLAEIQKYATVLRSMTSGRGGFRKKFSHYAELPHEIAHKIILEYEERKAAGEK